CACCGCCGGCAACAAGATCGCCCAGAGCGAGATCGCCCAGATCAAGGTCGTGGCGCCCAACGTTGCCCTGCAAGTGATCGACCGCGCCATCCAGATGCACGGCGGCGCCGGTGTTTCCAACGACTTCCCGCTGGCCTACTGGTATGCCATGCAGCGCACCCTGCGCCTGGCCGACGGCCCGGACGAAGTACACCGTGCCGCCATCGGCAAGTTCGAAATCGGCAAATACGTCCCGCGCGACGCGATGCGCAGCAGCCGCTGACCGCTCGCCGAAACGAAAAAGGCCCGCACATGCGGGCCTTTTTCATGGGGCCTCGAAAGCAGAGGTCATTACCGTCCCACAGGAGCGGACCCCATCCGCGCCCCGGCTTTGGCTGCTCCGTGCGTCGCACCGCTTTCCGTAGGAAGGCGGATAACGCTGCGCGTTATTCGCCCTACCAGGGGTATCGCGGGCTGAGTCCGCTGGACGTGAGAGCTTTTGCTCTTGGGACTTCCAGAGACCCGCCCGCACACGCCGAGCGCCCCTTCAGGAGGCCGAGAGGAATCGGAGGCTCAGGGGTTGAGCGGCATGGAAGCCGCGAGAGCGTCGCCGGGCCACGGATGGCCCGTCGACGCGTGCCCCTGAAACTTCGATGGATCGAGGGAAGTCCGGCGCAGCCGGACCCGGATGCAGGGGCAAGCGCTTTGGTTACTTTCTCGCGATTGAGAAAGTGACTCGCCCGGGAGGGCGAAACAAAATCTCCCACGCCACTCCAAAGCCAGGCATACCCACCAAACAACAAAGCCCCAGTGCACCCACCAGAAAAACCGCACACAACACCTGGCCCGCCACCCACCGATGGGTATCGCTGCGCTCCACCCATCCTACAAAAGCCATACCCAACACCGGGCAAAACATCCGGCGCCCAACGAACAAGGCCAGCTTGCGCTGGCCTTGTCGTCTTACTGCTCGGGTGAGGACTCCGGGAGTTCCGCTGCCGCCTGTTGCGTCAGCCACCACTGCCGCCTTACATGCAACTGGGCGGCAAAGGCGCGGGCGGCGGCCTCGTGGGGGAAGCGCAGCGCGCGTCGTCCGAGGCGGACCTGCCAATAGGCGTGGCCGCGAAACTCAACGGCCTCGATCCTCACCTCCAGCGCCTGCATGCATATTCTCCTGGCTCACGATCTCCAGCGGTTCCTCGCCGGTACGACGTGTCTTGATCAACGATAGCAGTATGCCACCGGCGAGCAGGCCGAAGGTTACGCCAAGCGACAGGGCGGCGGGGAACTTGCCGATGAAGCCGTGGAGGAAAATCTTCGTACCGATGAACACCAGCACCAGCGCCAGAGCGTACTTCAGGTACACGAAGCGGTGGATCATCGCCGCCAGCGAGAAGTACAGGGCACGCAGGCCGAGGATCGCGAAAATGTTCGAGGTATAGACGATGAACGGGTCCTGAGTGATAGCGAAGATCGCCGGCACACTGTCCACCGCGAACACCAGGTCGGCCAGTTCGATCAGAATCAGCGCCAGGAACAGCGGCGTGGCATAGCGCACCACCTTGCCCGAGGCGTCCGGCATGCGCACGAAGAAGTGGTGCTCATGGATCTTGTCGGTCATGCGGATGTGCTTGCGCAGGAACTTCAGCACCGGGTTGTTCGCCAAGTCCGGTTCGGCCTCATGCCTGGAGAACAGCATCTTCACGCCGCTGAACAGCAGGAAGGCGCCGAACACATACATGATCCACTCGAACTCCTTCACCAGCGCGGCGCCCAGGCCGATCATCAGCGCGCGCATCACGATGGCGCCGAGGATGCCCCAGAACAGCACCTGGTGCTGGTAGCGGCGGGGGATGCCGAAGAAGCCGAAGATCATCGCCATGACGAACACGTTGTCCATCGACAGCGACTGCTCGACCAGGAAGCCCGTGTAGTACTCCACCGCGCTGGTGGGGCCGAACTCGTACCAGACCCAGCCGCCGAAGGCCAGACCGCAGGCGAAGTAGCCGGCGGAAAGCATCAGGCTTTCGCGCACGCCGATCTCATGGTGATCGCGTTGCAGAACGCCCAGGTCGAGTACGAGCAGAGTGATGACGATGGCCAGGAAGGCCAGCCAGAACCAGGTGGCGGTTCCGAGGAATGGTTCGGTCAAAAAGGCGTGCAGAGCTGTCATGTGGCCCCTCCCTTAGTGTCGTTGTCGAAAGTGACTCCGACATGGCGGTTGGCGACCGTCAGAGGGGCCCGGCGTCACAGGCGAAACATAGCAGAGCGGCGTAATGCTGGAAAAACGACGCTCGTAACAAATTCCTACGGATCAGGACATATATAAGAGTAGTCCTGCCTTGCTCAGGGATTCACTGAACGGCAGACGATGGCGCGGCTCTCACCCCAGGGCAGGCGCACAGCGAAGCGGGGCGGCTGCTCGCCCGCCTGGCGCCGAGCTGCCTGGCAAGCGCTTCGGCTGCACGCCGGAGAATGGCCTGGTGCCCTGGCAATACGGGCAAGGCCGCTTGCCCGGCCACCACATGCGCCTGCAACCGGCGTGTTTCGATGCGCAGGTCGGGGCGCGGCTCGCCCCCGCCGAGGGTCAGTAGACCCACACCTCGACACGGCGGTTCTTCACCCGGCCGTCCGTGTCGCTGTTCGCCGCCACCGGCAGTGCGGCACCCATCCCGCTGATCTCGCGGAACATCACCCCATCCTTGGCCAGCTCGCGGCGCACCGCCATCGCCCGCAGCTTCGACAGCAGCTCCGCG
The Pseudomonas triclosanedens DNA segment above includes these coding regions:
- a CDS encoding TerC family protein, whose translation is MTALHAFLTEPFLGTATWFWLAFLAIVITLLVLDLGVLQRDHHEIGVRESLMLSAGYFACGLAFGGWVWYEFGPTSAVEYYTGFLVEQSLSMDNVFVMAMIFGFFGIPRRYQHQVLFWGILGAIVMRALMIGLGAALVKEFEWIMYVFGAFLLFSGVKMLFSRHEAEPDLANNPVLKFLRKHIRMTDKIHEHHFFVRMPDASGKVVRYATPLFLALILIELADLVFAVDSVPAIFAITQDPFIVYTSNIFAILGLRALYFSLAAMIHRFVYLKYALALVLVFIGTKIFLHGFIGKFPAALSLGVTFGLLAGGILLSLIKTRRTGEEPLEIVSQENMHAGAGGEDRGR